Proteins co-encoded in one Haloarcula pelagica genomic window:
- a CDS encoding heavy metal translocating P-type ATPase, translated as MTTRTARLELTGMSCANCSATIEERVGELEGVSHVDANYATDEGSVEYDPNRVTLAEIFAAVEDAGYGVVTETVTIGITDMSCANCAEINAEALESTPGVVSADVNYATDEAQVTYNPADASLSDLYDAIQSAGYTPVREDDDGEDGQSSSERRDAARDAETRRQLRLTLFGAVFSLPLLVMMADHLLGLGLLSGTVVGQYQGIVAFLLATPVQALLGRPFYENAYKALVKNRRANMDVLIALGSSTAYFYSVAALFDLIASTGLYFDTAAFILVFITLGNYLEARSKSQAGAAIQQLLEMEADTATVVREDGSEEEVELSEVEVGDRLKVRPGEKVPTDGVVRDGSSAVDESMVTGESVPVEKEPGDEVVGSTVNQNGVLVVEATKVGEETAIQQIAERVRAAQSRQPDIQNVADRISAYFVPAVIANAVLWAAVWALAPDLLASFVSGLPIWGLAAGGPAAVGVTEFAVVVFASAVLIACPCALGLATPAATMVGTAIGARNGVLFKGGDILERVRDVDTVVFDKTGTLTEGEMELTDVAVVGPATDGGELRSERERTSEFVLEVAASAESGSEHPLAEAIVEGARERGIDVEDPESFENVPGQGVKATTSHGDVLVGNRTLLADHGVDVDPAEERLDELEREGKTAMLVALRADGDDDYRLLGVLADADTVKETAADAVSQLRERGTDVWLVTGDNERTARAVAEQVGIDPDNVKASVLPEDKADAVDDLQADGRRAMMVGDGVNDAPALAAAAVGCAIGSGTDVAIEAADVTLLRDDPADVLKAIRISEATLRKIKQNLFWALGYNTVMIPLASLGLLQPALAAGAMAASSVSVLANSLAFRRYVPDSDYRLLGRGRP; from the coding sequence ATGACGACTCGAACGGCCCGGCTGGAGCTGACGGGCATGAGCTGTGCGAACTGTTCGGCGACCATCGAGGAGCGGGTCGGCGAACTGGAGGGGGTCAGTCACGTCGACGCCAACTACGCCACCGACGAGGGGTCGGTCGAGTACGACCCCAACCGGGTGACGCTCGCCGAGATATTCGCTGCCGTCGAGGACGCGGGCTACGGCGTCGTCACGGAGACGGTTACCATCGGCATCACCGACATGTCCTGTGCCAACTGCGCGGAAATCAACGCCGAGGCTCTGGAGTCGACGCCCGGTGTCGTCAGCGCCGACGTGAACTACGCCACCGACGAGGCACAGGTCACCTACAACCCGGCCGACGCCTCGCTGTCGGACCTCTACGACGCGATCCAGTCGGCGGGCTACACGCCGGTCCGCGAGGACGACGACGGCGAGGACGGCCAGTCGTCCAGCGAGCGCCGGGACGCTGCCCGCGACGCCGAGACCCGGAGACAGCTCCGACTGACGCTGTTCGGTGCGGTGTTCTCGCTGCCTCTGCTCGTGATGATGGCCGACCACTTGCTCGGGCTCGGCCTCCTCTCGGGGACCGTCGTCGGCCAGTACCAGGGAATCGTTGCCTTCCTGCTTGCGACGCCGGTCCAGGCGCTACTCGGGCGGCCGTTCTACGAGAACGCCTACAAGGCACTCGTGAAGAACCGCCGGGCCAACATGGACGTACTGATCGCGCTCGGCTCCTCGACAGCATATTTCTACTCCGTGGCGGCCCTGTTCGACCTGATCGCCTCGACCGGGCTGTACTTCGACACCGCGGCGTTCATTCTGGTGTTCATCACGCTCGGGAACTACCTCGAAGCCCGCTCGAAGAGCCAGGCCGGCGCCGCAATCCAGCAACTGCTGGAGATGGAGGCCGACACGGCGACGGTCGTCCGCGAGGACGGCAGCGAGGAGGAGGTCGAACTCTCCGAAGTCGAGGTCGGCGACCGCCTGAAGGTCCGGCCTGGCGAGAAGGTCCCGACCGACGGGGTCGTCCGGGACGGCTCCTCGGCGGTCGACGAGTCGATGGTCACCGGCGAGTCCGTCCCCGTCGAGAAGGAACCCGGCGACGAGGTCGTCGGGTCGACGGTCAACCAGAACGGCGTCCTCGTCGTCGAGGCGACGAAGGTCGGCGAGGAGACTGCAATCCAGCAGATCGCCGAGCGCGTGCGGGCTGCCCAGTCGCGCCAGCCCGACATCCAGAACGTCGCCGACCGCATCTCGGCGTACTTCGTCCCGGCGGTCATCGCCAACGCCGTCCTGTGGGCGGCCGTCTGGGCGCTCGCGCCGGATCTGCTGGCGTCGTTCGTCTCCGGCCTGCCGATCTGGGGGCTGGCGGCCGGCGGTCCCGCCGCCGTCGGGGTCACCGAGTTCGCCGTCGTCGTGTTCGCCTCCGCGGTGTTGATCGCCTGTCCCTGTGCGCTGGGGCTCGCGACGCCGGCGGCGACGATGGTCGGGACCGCAATCGGCGCGCGCAACGGCGTCCTGTTCAAGGGCGGCGACATCCTCGAACGGGTCCGCGACGTGGACACCGTCGTCTTCGACAAGACGGGCACGCTGACCGAGGGTGAGATGGAACTGACCGACGTGGCGGTCGTCGGCCCGGCTACCGACGGCGGGGAACTCCGGTCGGAACGGGAACGGACCAGCGAGTTCGTCCTCGAAGTCGCCGCCAGCGCCGAGTCCGGCAGCGAGCACCCGCTGGCCGAGGCCATCGTCGAGGGCGCCCGCGAGCGCGGGATCGATGTCGAGGACCCCGAGTCCTTCGAGAACGTCCCCGGACAGGGCGTCAAGGCGACCACGAGCCACGGCGACGTACTGGTCGGGAACCGGACGCTGCTCGCCGACCACGGGGTCGATGTCGACCCCGCCGAGGAACGGCTGGACGAACTCGAACGCGAGGGGAAGACGGCGATGCTCGTCGCGCTTCGGGCCGACGGCGACGACGACTACCGGCTGCTGGGCGTCCTGGCCGACGCCGACACGGTCAAGGAGACCGCCGCGGACGCCGTCTCGCAACTGCGCGAGCGAGGCACTGACGTGTGGCTCGTCACCGGCGACAACGAGCGGACCGCCCGCGCGGTCGCCGAACAGGTCGGCATCGACCCCGACAACGTCAAGGCGAGCGTCCTGCCCGAGGACAAGGCCGACGCCGTCGACGACCTCCAGGCCGACGGTCGCCGGGCGATGATGGTCGGGGACGGCGTCAACGACGCGCCGGCCTTGGCTGCCGCCGCGGTCGGCTGTGCTATCGGCTCGGGTACCGACGTGGCAATCGAGGCCGCGGACGTGACGCTGCTGCGTGACGACCCCGCCGACGTGCTCAAGGCCATCCGCATCTCGGAGGCCACGCTCCGGAAGATCAAACAGAACCTCTTCTGGGCGCTTGGGTACAACACCGTGATGATCCCGCTGGCCTCGCTGGGCCTGCTCCAGCCGGCGCTGGCCGCGGGCGCGATGGCGGCCTCCTCGGTGTCGGTGCTGGCGAACAGCCTCGCCTTCCGCAGGTACGTCCCCGACAGCGACTACCGCCTGCTGGGCCGGGGGCGGCCGTAG
- a CDS encoding ArsR/SmtB family transcription factor — protein MRRDEELDTQAVFDALADPDCRAILATLDQPRPAKQVADECDMAQTSTYRKLEQLSEADLVSEETEVRSDGHHATRYVRDCSGVFVTLTDEDRFDVDVLRDQETPDERLASLWTRISEEL, from the coding sequence GTGAGACGAGACGAGGAACTCGACACCCAGGCGGTGTTCGACGCGCTGGCCGACCCGGACTGCCGTGCGATCCTGGCGACGCTCGACCAGCCACGGCCGGCAAAACAGGTCGCGGACGAGTGTGACATGGCACAGACGAGCACGTACCGGAAACTCGAACAGCTCAGCGAGGCCGACCTCGTCTCCGAGGAGACCGAGGTCCGTTCGGACGGACACCACGCGACGCGGTACGTCCGGGACTGCTCGGGCGTCTTCGTCACGTTGACGGACGAGGACCGCTTCGACGTTGATGTCTTGCGGGACCAGGAGACGCCGGACGAACGCCTCGCGAGCCTCTGGACGCGGATCAGTGAGGAACTATGA
- a CDS encoding DJ-1/PfpI family protein codes for MGKNILMIVGDFGEDYEIMVPFQTLQTVGHEVHAVCPEREAGDTIKTAIHDFRGDQTYLEERGHNFELNATMADIDPADYDALVVPGGRAPEYLRTYESVIETVQHFFEADKPVAALCHGPQILAAAGVLDGYEMTSYPAVRAECEAAGCSWVDEVTTDGNLVTGQAWPDHPEWVAQFMELLGDEVSHGDAAIAADD; via the coding sequence ATGGGTAAGAACATCCTGATGATCGTCGGCGACTTCGGCGAGGACTACGAGATCATGGTACCGTTCCAGACACTCCAGACAGTGGGCCACGAGGTCCACGCGGTCTGTCCGGAGAGGGAGGCCGGCGACACGATCAAGACGGCGATCCACGACTTCCGCGGCGACCAGACGTATCTGGAAGAGCGGGGACACAACTTCGAACTGAACGCGACGATGGCCGACATCGACCCGGCCGACTACGACGCGCTGGTCGTTCCCGGCGGGCGCGCCCCGGAGTACCTCCGTACGTACGAGTCGGTCATCGAGACGGTCCAGCACTTCTTCGAGGCGGACAAACCCGTCGCGGCGCTGTGCCACGGGCCACAGATCCTGGCCGCCGCGGGCGTGCTGGACGGCTACGAGATGACTTCGTATCCCGCCGTCCGGGCGGAGTGTGAAGCCGCCGGCTGTTCGTGGGTCGACGAGGTGACGACCGACGGGAACCTCGTCACCGGGCAGGCCTGGCCGGACCATCCCGAATGGGTCGCACAGTTCATGGAGCTGCTGGGCGACGAAGTGAGCCACGGCGACGCGGCCATCGCGGCCGACGACTGA
- a CDS encoding ABC1 kinase family protein, whose product MSESQPLRRRQPSGLGVRLRALWRALVVAWQFVPLVIAWLRDRRRFLVVGRSRSVTSADRTRRAEFLKETFVRLGPAFIKLGQMLSTRPDALPIEYTEVLSELQDKVPPEDWNEIGPALEAELGPIDEQFDSFDRTPISGASLGQVYTAQLDGERVAVKVLRPNIRARVESDLRVLETLTPILVRGAEPAQAFTLENLTEEFAATIRREMDYAHEARMLTEVGRNFADDDRIAIPTVVESHSTDRVVTMSYVDGVKIDDVERLDELGVDRRELVQRLEEVYIQMIVEDGVFHADPHPGNLAVQPDGTIVFYDFGMTGSLGPGTREQLLEFYVALAADDVDRVMDAFVAMGALDPAADREVMREAFEIVIDQFRGEDISDLRIEQLVGEFESQLYAFPMRLPQDLALVVRVSTVLEGVCRTLDPEFDFIEVITDYVADQQRTEAGKAIGAEIRDAIVEGGRSLVTGGPRAEEALERADRGNLHLRTVLADSDDLLRQMARRLLLGIAVAAGVPLVAFLYLAGGVQPAAVAAGATTVVAGALAWSFRRRGGPQFGTPQFTRHEMRQRRDDRSEQ is encoded by the coding sequence GTGAGTGAGTCCCAGCCGCTCCGGCGGCGCCAGCCCTCGGGCCTCGGTGTCCGACTGCGTGCGCTCTGGCGTGCGCTCGTGGTCGCCTGGCAGTTCGTGCCGCTCGTGATCGCGTGGCTCCGGGACAGACGGCGGTTTCTGGTCGTCGGCCGCTCGCGCTCGGTCACGAGCGCCGACCGGACTCGCCGCGCCGAGTTCCTCAAGGAGACGTTCGTCAGGCTCGGCCCGGCGTTCATCAAACTCGGGCAGATGCTCTCGACCCGGCCCGACGCCCTCCCGATCGAGTACACGGAGGTCCTCTCGGAACTGCAGGACAAGGTCCCGCCCGAGGACTGGAACGAGATCGGGCCGGCACTGGAGGCGGAACTGGGGCCTATCGACGAGCAGTTCGACAGCTTCGACCGGACGCCGATCAGCGGCGCCTCGCTCGGACAGGTCTACACCGCACAGCTCGACGGCGAGCGCGTCGCCGTCAAGGTTCTCCGGCCGAACATCCGTGCTCGCGTCGAGTCCGACCTGCGAGTCCTGGAGACGCTGACGCCGATTCTGGTCCGCGGGGCCGAGCCAGCCCAGGCCTTCACCCTGGAGAACCTCACCGAGGAGTTCGCCGCGACCATCCGCCGTGAGATGGACTACGCCCACGAGGCCCGGATGCTCACCGAGGTCGGCCGGAACTTCGCCGACGACGACCGGATCGCGATTCCGACGGTCGTCGAGAGCCACTCGACCGACCGCGTGGTGACGATGAGCTACGTCGACGGGGTGAAGATCGACGACGTGGAGCGCCTGGACGAACTCGGCGTCGACCGGCGCGAACTCGTCCAGCGGCTGGAAGAGGTGTACATCCAGATGATCGTCGAGGACGGGGTCTTCCACGCGGACCCACACCCCGGCAACCTGGCGGTCCAGCCCGACGGGACCATCGTCTTCTACGACTTCGGGATGACCGGCTCTCTCGGTCCCGGGACCCGAGAGCAGTTACTGGAGTTCTACGTCGCGCTGGCGGCCGACGACGTGGACCGCGTGATGGACGCCTTCGTCGCCATGGGCGCGCTCGACCCTGCTGCCGACCGCGAGGTGATGCGGGAGGCCTTCGAAATCGTCATCGATCAGTTCCGCGGCGAGGACATCAGCGACCTCCGCATCGAGCAACTGGTCGGTGAGTTCGAGAGCCAACTGTACGCGTTCCCGATGCGGCTCCCGCAGGACCTGGCGCTCGTGGTCCGCGTCTCGACGGTACTCGAAGGGGTCTGTCGCACGCTCGATCCGGAGTTCGACTTCATCGAGGTCATCACCGACTACGTCGCCGACCAGCAGCGGACCGAGGCCGGCAAGGCCATCGGCGCGGAGATCCGCGACGCCATCGTCGAAGGGGGTCGATCGCTCGTGACCGGCGGGCCGCGTGCGGAAGAGGCGCTGGAGCGGGCCGACCGTGGGAACCTCCACCTGCGGACGGTACTGGCCGACAGCGACGACCTGCTCAGACAGATGGCCCGTCGACTCCTGCTGGGGATCGCCGTCGCGGCCGGCGTCCCCCTTGTCGCCTTCCTCTATCTGGCCGGCGGTGTCCAGCCGGCGGCTGTCGCCGCCGGTGCGACGACGGTGGTGGCCGGCGCTCTGGCGTGGTCGTTCCGTCGGCGGGGCGGGCCGCAGTTCGGGACCCCGCAGTTCACCCGCCACGAGATGCGCCAGCGCCGGGACGACCGCAGCGAGCAGTGA
- a CDS encoding MTH865 family protein, which translates to MADKADLREQFTEAFQDADYPISSPMDLVPALPAGPSTKFESGDFSMTAMELNTKLDGEFPYDSVDDFVDDVMASLEDQDLI; encoded by the coding sequence ATGGCCGACAAAGCGGACCTTCGCGAGCAGTTCACCGAGGCGTTCCAGGACGCAGACTACCCCATCTCCAGCCCGATGGACCTCGTACCGGCGCTGCCGGCCGGTCCGTCGACGAAGTTCGAGTCCGGGGATTTCTCGATGACTGCGATGGAACTCAACACCAAACTCGACGGGGAGTTCCCCTACGACAGCGTCGACGACTTCGTCGACGACGTGATGGCCTCGCTCGAAGACCAGGACCTCATCTGA
- a CDS encoding TMEM165/GDT1 family protein — protein MSEATWLTVVFVAAGTQLAVLPGEKVQFIIAGLSTRFNPYLVVAAAGTAFAGWTAVEIWLGSTVLQVLPGIVLDALTAVLFLVFAYLLVRTAPGKDADQPSPSSAIRTDGGELDVRVPVLDWKVPNALGGFLPIFAMMALGEFGDKTQLVTVSLAAQYAAYPTAIWSGEMLAIIPVSLANALFFHRFSHSFDLRKAHFAGAALFLFFAVDFGLKVTIGVSVWEQLVTTAASAIPV, from the coding sequence GTGAGCGAGGCCACGTGGCTGACGGTCGTCTTCGTCGCCGCTGGCACCCAACTCGCCGTGTTACCGGGCGAGAAGGTCCAGTTCATCATCGCCGGCCTCTCGACGCGGTTCAACCCCTACCTCGTCGTCGCCGCCGCGGGGACGGCCTTCGCCGGCTGGACGGCCGTCGAGATTTGGCTGGGGAGTACGGTCCTTCAGGTCCTCCCGGGAATCGTCCTGGACGCACTGACCGCGGTGTTGTTCCTGGTGTTTGCCTATCTGCTCGTTCGGACAGCACCGGGGAAAGACGCCGACCAACCCTCGCCGTCCAGCGCGATCCGGACCGACGGCGGCGAACTCGACGTTCGCGTCCCGGTCCTCGACTGGAAGGTCCCGAACGCGCTCGGCGGCTTTCTCCCGATCTTCGCGATGATGGCCTTGGGCGAGTTCGGCGACAAGACCCAGCTCGTCACCGTCTCGCTGGCCGCCCAGTACGCCGCCTACCCGACGGCGATCTGGAGCGGCGAGATGCTGGCGATCATCCCGGTCAGCCTCGCGAACGCCCTCTTTTTCCACCGGTTCTCACACTCGTTCGACCTCCGGAAGGCCCACTTCGCGGGTGCAGCGCTGTTCCTGTTTTTCGCCGTGGACTTCGGGCTGAAGGTGACGATCGGCGTCTCCGTGTGGGAACAGTTGGTGACGACCGCGGCGAGTGCGATCCCGGTCTGA
- a CDS encoding metal-dependent hydrolase, translated as MYRLGHYGSALLVYAPLGFGLVLADLPDLAVLGGALSLGLAPVPDYDQQLPLVSHRGVTHTFLFAGVVGGVFAGLGWAVGASTAAHSALVLAAFGGLVGTTGILSHLLADIITPAGIAPLWPLSGRTHTLDIVRADNTLANYLLLGLGVLAVTAVAATATPLR; from the coding sequence ATGTATCGACTCGGTCACTACGGGTCGGCGCTGCTCGTGTACGCGCCGCTCGGGTTCGGACTGGTGCTCGCCGACCTCCCGGACCTCGCCGTGCTGGGCGGCGCGCTCTCGCTGGGGCTCGCGCCCGTGCCCGACTACGACCAGCAACTCCCGCTCGTGAGCCACCGGGGAGTCACCCACACGTTCCTGTTTGCCGGTGTCGTCGGTGGTGTGTTCGCCGGGCTCGGCTGGGCGGTCGGTGCCTCGACGGCGGCCCACTCGGCGCTGGTCCTCGCGGCGTTCGGCGGCCTCGTCGGAACGACCGGTATCCTCTCACATCTGCTCGCGGATATCATCACGCCGGCCGGGATCGCGCCGCTGTGGCCGCTCTCGGGCCGGACCCACACGCTCGACATCGTCCGGGCGGACAACACGCTGGCGAACTATCTCCTGCTGGGGCTGGGTGTGCTCGCAGTGACTGCCGTCGCGGCGACGGCGACGCCGCTCAGATGA
- a CDS encoding cryptochrome/photolyase family protein, with protein sequence MTVWVRGDHLVRQRGPLARRPDERALLIEAESFGRKLPYHPHKLTLVFSAMRQFRDALREDGRRVDYRQVDTFADGLAAHFEAHPDDTLVTTEPQAHGGRDRIEALVAEAGGELEFVADERFCCSPDQFDAWADEGRYRHEDFYRFMRRETGYLMADGDPVGGEWNYDDQNRETPPEDWTPADPPTFEPDGTTAEVAEWVEATFDGGYDDPPYGGSWADPEPFRWPVTRRQAVRALDHFVEHRLAEFGPYQDAMLGEEWAMSHSLLSTSLNLGLLLPEEVIERAIAAYEDGEAPLNSVEGFVRQVLGWREFLRHVYRREMPDLATANQLGAEADLPEFYWTGETDMACLSDVVEGVRERGYSHHIERLMVLSNFGLLFGVEPAQLNRWFHAGYVDAFHWVTTPNVVEMGLYGAGVFATKPYASSANYVDKMSDYCSGCPYYKTKTTGEGACPFNTLYWEFLTRNEDDLRSNHRMGLMYNHVDNKDDEEWAAIRERAEEVRAMADRGDL encoded by the coding sequence GTGACTGTCTGGGTGCGTGGCGACCACTTGGTCCGGCAGCGGGGCCCGCTGGCCCGCCGGCCGGACGAGCGGGCGCTCCTGATCGAAGCCGAATCGTTCGGTCGGAAACTCCCGTATCACCCGCACAAGCTGACGCTGGTGTTCAGCGCGATGCGACAGTTCCGTGACGCCCTCCGGGAGGACGGGAGACGCGTCGACTACCGGCAGGTCGACACGTTCGCCGACGGGCTGGCGGCCCACTTCGAAGCCCACCCCGACGACACGCTCGTGACCACGGAGCCCCAGGCCCACGGCGGGCGAGATCGCATCGAAGCCCTCGTCGCCGAGGCTGGCGGCGAGCTGGAGTTCGTCGCCGACGAGCGCTTCTGCTGTTCGCCCGACCAGTTCGACGCGTGGGCCGACGAGGGGCGGTACCGCCACGAGGACTTCTACCGGTTCATGCGCCGCGAGACGGGGTATCTGATGGCCGACGGCGACCCGGTCGGCGGGGAGTGGAACTACGACGACCAGAACCGCGAGACGCCGCCCGAAGACTGGACACCGGCCGACCCGCCGACCTTCGAGCCCGACGGGACGACCGCGGAAGTCGCCGAGTGGGTCGAGGCGACGTTCGACGGCGGCTACGACGACCCCCCCTACGGCGGGTCCTGGGCCGATCCCGAGCCGTTCCGCTGGCCGGTGACCCGCCGGCAGGCCGTCCGCGCGCTTGACCACTTCGTCGAGCACCGACTCGCCGAGTTCGGTCCTTACCAGGACGCCATGCTGGGCGAGGAGTGGGCCATGAGCCACAGCCTGCTGTCGACCTCGCTGAACCTCGGGCTCCTCCTCCCCGAGGAGGTGATCGAGCGGGCGATCGCCGCCTACGAGGACGGCGAGGCCCCGCTGAACAGCGTCGAGGGGTTCGTCCGGCAGGTCCTGGGCTGGCGGGAGTTCCTCCGGCACGTCTACCGCCGGGAGATGCCCGACCTGGCGACGGCGAACCAACTGGGCGCCGAGGCCGACCTGCCGGAGTTCTACTGGACCGGCGAGACCGACATGGCCTGTCTCTCGGACGTGGTCGAGGGCGTCCGCGAGCGGGGCTACTCACACCACATCGAGCGGCTGATGGTCCTCTCGAACTTCGGCTTGCTGTTCGGCGTCGAGCCGGCACAGCTCAACCGCTGGTTTCACGCCGGCTACGTCGACGCCTTCCACTGGGTCACGACGCCCAACGTGGTCGAGATGGGGCTGTACGGCGCCGGCGTCTTCGCCACCAAACCGTACGCCTCGTCGGCGAACTACGTCGACAAGATGAGCGACTACTGTTCGGGCTGTCCCTACTACAAGACCAAGACCACGGGCGAGGGCGCCTGCCCGTTCAACACGCTGTACTGGGAGTTCCTGACACGTAACGAGGACGACCTCCGGTCGAACCACCGGATGGGGCTGATGTACAACCACGTCGACAACAAGGACGACGAGGAGTGGGCAGCGATCCGCGAGCGAGCCGAGGAAGTGCGGGCGATGGCAGACCGGGGCGACCTCTGA
- a CDS encoding halocyanin domain-containing protein has product MSDDLNRRTFIRSTAVVSGVGLLAGCGGSSGDGGADDGGSGGESDGDAGDGSSTETTSGGSGDGGSGGQVPAEVSDYLSNVGNFDGSVVDETGSSSVEVTVGAEGNGGNYAFAPAAVRVSTGTTVTWTWTGQGAGHNVVDEGGAFESETVTEEGHEFTHTFESSGVYQYYCLPHKGLGMKGAIVVE; this is encoded by the coding sequence ATGTCAGACGACCTGAATCGGCGGACGTTCATCCGTAGTACCGCAGTCGTCTCCGGTGTCGGCCTGCTGGCCGGGTGTGGCGGCTCCAGTGGGGACGGCGGCGCTGACGACGGCGGGTCCGGCGGCGAGTCGGACGGGGATGCCGGCGACGGTAGTTCGACCGAGACGACTTCCGGCGGCTCCGGCGACGGCGGGTCCGGCGGCCAGGTTCCCGCCGAGGTCAGCGACTACCTCTCGAACGTCGGGAACTTCGACGGCTCCGTCGTCGACGAGACCGGGAGCAGTTCCGTTGAGGTGACGGTCGGCGCCGAGGGCAACGGCGGCAACTACGCGTTCGCCCCCGCGGCGGTCCGCGTCAGCACCGGGACGACGGTCACCTGGACGTGGACCGGGCAGGGCGCCGGGCACAACGTCGTCGACGAGGGCGGCGCCTTCGAGAGCGAGACCGTCACCGAGGAGGGCCACGAGTTCACGCACACCTTCGAGTCGAGCGGCGTCTACCAGTACTACTGTCTGCCCCACAAGGGCCTGGGGATGAAAGGCGCCATCGTCGTCGAGTGA
- a CDS encoding metal-dependent transcriptional regulator, which translates to MLSAKMEDYLKAIYRLERDDGAPVATSTIAETVGVTPPTATSMIEKLTDRGFLEREKYKGVTLTPEGETIALEVIRHHRLLETFLTEELGYDWATVHEEAEILEHHISEEFEQRVAEALDDPDVDPHGDPIPNDALEPIEDVPASMLSDHTEGVRLEVARVRDREPDELTYLDEVGITPGTVLTIEEVAPIGLVTVSLDSGESVSLPDGIADAIQVRPPEDERAGNGVSKV; encoded by the coding sequence ATGTTGAGTGCGAAGATGGAGGACTATCTGAAAGCGATCTACCGCCTCGAACGGGACGACGGGGCGCCGGTCGCCACCTCCACGATCGCCGAGACGGTGGGCGTGACTCCGCCAACGGCGACGAGTATGATCGAGAAACTGACCGACCGGGGGTTTCTCGAACGCGAGAAGTACAAGGGCGTCACCCTGACGCCGGAGGGTGAGACGATCGCACTGGAGGTCATTCGTCACCACCGGCTGCTGGAGACGTTTCTGACCGAGGAACTGGGCTACGACTGGGCGACGGTCCACGAGGAAGCCGAGATCCTGGAACACCACATCAGCGAGGAGTTCGAGCAGCGGGTCGCCGAGGCGCTCGACGATCCCGATGTCGACCCCCACGGCGATCCGATCCCCAACGACGCCCTGGAGCCGATCGAGGACGTGCCCGCGTCGATGCTCTCCGACCACACCGAGGGCGTCCGGCTGGAGGTCGCCCGCGTGCGGGACCGCGAACCGGACGAACTCACCTACCTCGACGAGGTCGGGATCACGCCCGGAACGGTCCTCACGATCGAGGAGGTGGCGCCGATCGGGCTGGTCACTGTCTCGCTCGACTCCGGCGAGTCGGTCTCGCTGCCCGACGGGATCGCCGACGCGATCCAGGTCCGGCCCCCCGAGGACGAACGCGCCGGAAACGGAGTGAGCAAGGTGTGA
- a CDS encoding AsnC family transcriptional regulator — MRGLDDTDREILDLLLADARRPYSDIADQVGLSAPAVSDRVDRLREMGIVRGFTLDVDRSLLRTGVPVLLDIDAAPGRGEAIAAGLADTDAVEHTFRTADDRVLVTATVRGTEVGALLERAIENVSDVADYEVRLLADSEWRPDLAGPEFAPDCAECGNTVDEEGVEESLDGDSYYFCCESCADRFVEQYESLKDGI, encoded by the coding sequence ATGCGAGGCCTCGACGACACCGACCGCGAGATCCTCGATCTCCTGCTGGCGGACGCGCGCCGCCCGTACAGCGACATCGCCGACCAGGTCGGACTCTCGGCGCCGGCCGTCTCCGATCGGGTCGACAGACTCCGTGAGATGGGGATCGTCCGCGGGTTCACACTCGACGTGGATCGTTCGCTGCTCCGGACCGGGGTCCCCGTCCTGCTCGATATCGACGCGGCGCCCGGCCGGGGCGAGGCGATCGCCGCCGGCCTGGCCGACACCGACGCCGTCGAACACACCTTTCGGACGGCGGACGACCGCGTGCTCGTGACGGCGACGGTCCGGGGGACCGAGGTGGGTGCGTTGCTGGAGCGGGCGATCGAGAACGTGAGCGACGTGGCCGACTACGAGGTCCGGCTACTGGCCGACAGCGAGTGGCGGCCCGACCTTGCGGGCCCGGAGTTCGCGCCCGACTGCGCCGAGTGTGGCAACACCGTCGACGAGGAGGGCGTCGAAGAGAGCCTCGACGGCGACTCCTACTACTTCTGCTGTGAGTCCTGTGCGGACCGGTTCGTCGAGCAGTACGAGTCGCTGAAAGACGGGATCTAG
- a CDS encoding DUF7521 family protein: protein MNETIPVVVLGFKTVTLLLGGLITYFAAKAARKSGSDGLTYLALGFATVTFGSLLAGIGDQAFGLGTGAALIFENALTAVGFAVIAYSLYVTSGSTGRP from the coding sequence ATGAACGAAACGATTCCAGTCGTCGTCCTCGGTTTCAAGACAGTGACGCTGCTGCTGGGCGGACTCATCACCTACTTCGCGGCGAAAGCGGCGCGCAAGAGCGGTTCGGACGGGTTGACCTACCTCGCGCTCGGGTTCGCGACGGTCACCTTCGGCTCGCTCCTGGCGGGTATCGGCGACCAGGCGTTCGGGCTGGGGACCGGCGCCGCCTTGATCTTCGAGAACGCGCTCACCGCGGTCGGGTTCGCCGTCATCGCCTACTCGCTGTACGTGACGAGTGGGTCGACGGGGCGGCCGTAG